In Ostrea edulis chromosome 10, xbOstEdul1.1, whole genome shotgun sequence, one genomic interval encodes:
- the LOC125665534 gene encoding 26S proteasome non-ATPase regulatory subunit 3-like → MFHFRFELSIVLFHSGDDKWLISHCLQVVNNMVKNVDVEMKDTSSPKKNADKSEASNGVEEEPKKDPDLLTLEDVREHVRHIEKAVATKEPRYISRVIRGLVSIRRRLNPLVLRKLLQGYMNSQVALKEELLEFVVDSGPEPNGIASFRPKSGKLATLLPEVETYLHLLVVIYLIDLKKYPEAVKCAESLVQKVSAQNRRTLDMLAAKCYFYYSRAYELTQQLDKIRTFLHARLRTSTLRSDFEGQAMLLNLLLRNYLNFNLFEQADKLVSKSTFPESASNNEWARFLYYMGRIKAAQLEYSEAQKYLQQALRKAPQHSAVGFKQIVQKLCITVELLMGDISDRHLFRQPSMRKTLAPYFQLTQAVRTGNLAKFNEVLAKFGSKFQGEDTYTLIIRLRHNVIKTGIRMINLSYSRISLTDIAQKLMLDSPEDAEYIVAKAIRDGVIEANIDHEKGFVQSKETSDVYTTREPMAAFHSRITFCLDIHNHSIKAMRFPPKSYNKDLESAEERREREQQELESAKEIADEDFDGFP, encoded by the exons atgtttcaCTTCCGGTTTGAACTTTCAATTGTGCTTTTTCATAGTGGCGACGACAAGTGGTTGATAAGCCATTGCCTTCAG GTTGTCAACAACATGGTGAAGAACGTGGACGTGGAGATGAAGGACACATCAAGTCCCAAAAAGAATGCAGACAAATCTGAAGCTTCCAATGGAGTAGAGGAGGAACCTAAAAAGGATCCTGACCTCCTGACCCTTGAGGATGTCAGAGAACATGTACGTCACATAGAAAAGGCTGTTGCTACGAAGGAGCCAAGATACATTTCACGCGTTATTCGTGGTTTGGTATCCATTAGGCGTAGATTGAATCCTCTTGTTCTTCGCAAACTTTTGCAAGGGTATATGAATTCTCAGGTGGCTTTGAAAGAGGAATTGTTAGAGTTTGTAGTAGATTCGGGGCCTGAACCCAATGGAATTGCTTCCTTCAGACCTAAGTCAGGAAAGCTGGCAACTTTACTGCCTGAAGTAGAGACCTATCTTCACTTGCTGGTTGTGATATACCTAATAGATCTGAAGAAATATCCGGAGGCAGTAAAGTGTGCAGAATCGTTAGTACAGAAAGTATCTGCTCAGAATCGTCGAACTCTAGATATGCTGGCTGCCAAATGCTACTTCTACTATTCTAGAGCCTATGAGCTAACTCAGCAGTTGGATAAGATTAGGACATTCTTACATGCTCGTCTAAGAACATCAACACTACGGTCAGATTTTGAAGGTCAAGCCATGCTTCTTAATTTGCTCCTTAGGAATTACCTGAATTTCAACCTGTTTGAACAAGCGGATAAGCTCGTCTCAAAGTCAACTTTCCCAGAGAGTGCTTCAAATAATGAATGGGCACGTTTTCTTTACTACATGGGTCGAATCAAAGCTGCACAGCTTGAATACTCTGAAGCACAGAAATATCTGCAGCAGGCGCTAAGAAAAGCCCCACAGCATAGTGCTGTAGGATTCAAACAAATTGTTCAGAAGCTTTGTATTACTGTGGAGCTTTTAATGGGAGATATTTCGGATCGTCATCTCTTCAGACAGCCGTCCATGAGGAAAACCCTGGCTCCCTATTTCCAGCTTACCCAGGCTGTGCGGACTGGAAATCTGGCCAAGTTTAATGAAGTTCTGGCAAAATTTGGTTCCAAGTTCCAAGGAGAGGATACATACACATTGATCATTAGACTTAGACACAATGTGATTAAAACAGGCATTCGAATGATTAACCTGTCATATTCTCGTATTTCACTCACAGACATTGCACAGAAGCTGATGTTGGACAGTCCGGAAGATGCAGAGTATATAGTTGCGAAAGCCATCCGTGATGGCGTTATTGAGGCCAACATTGATCATGAGAAAGGTTTCGTTCAATCAAAGGAAACCAGCGACGTGTACACAACCCGAGAACCAATGGCTGCTTTTCACAGTCGTATCACTTTCTGTCTTGACATTCATAATCACTCCATCAAAGCCATGAGGTTTCCCCCAAAGTCCTACAACAAAGATTTGGAATCGGCTGAAGAGAGGAGAGAACGCGAACAACAGGAACTAGAAAGTGCTAAAGAAATCGCAGACGAGGACTTTGATGGGTTCCCTTGA
- the LOC125665535 gene encoding pituitary tumor-transforming gene 1 protein-interacting protein-like — protein sequence MSFGVYLSFVLTLVVISSVSAADENTTVSITTQKQITTPRPAVPTTASIPVTTPTLEEVCRSRNSSCDTCLTDAKCLWCKTSSKCVPYPSGDVLPKSSLCSLSEARWGVCWVNFEALIIAMGVIGGIIILAVTVCICCCCCCKNNKNKYAKDDEKWERKKREREAKSTERRGERKARTDEIRRKYGLMKDDNYQRFDNEA from the exons ATGTCGTTCGGTGTTTATCTGTCGTTTGTTTTAACATTAGTTGTGATCAGCAGTGTTTCAGCAGCCGATGAAAACACGACTGTATCTATAACCACACAAAAACAAATTACCACCCCTCGACCTGCAGTGCCTACTACGGCCAGCATCCCAGTGACGACACCTACACTTGAGGAAG tttgtagAAGCAGAAATTCAAGTTGTGATACATGTTTGACAGATGCCAAG tgtCTGTGGTGTAAAACCAGCAGCAAATGTGTGCCTTATCCATCGGGAGATGTTCTCCCCAAGTCTTCTCTGTGCTCCCTCTCAGAGGCCCGCTGGGGGGTGTGCTGGG TGAACTTTGAGGCCCTGATCATAGCTATGGGAGTGATTGGAGGAATCATCATCCTTGCTGTTACTGTGTGTATCtgttgttgctgttgttgtaagaacaacaaaaacaa ATATGCCAAGGATGATGAGAAGTGGGAGAggaagaagagagagagagaagcaaAATCAACTGAAAG GAGAGGTGAAAGGAAAGCACGAACAGATGAGATCAGGCGTAAATACG GACTGATGAAAGACGACAACTATCAGAGATTCGACAATGAGGCATAA